CTTTTGTTAATAAATTTCGTGGATTTATCGATTTTAATGCGTCTTCTTTATTTTTTAAAAGCTCACGCAAATGCTCTAGTTTAACTTTCCACCTTTGATCCATTAGAATTTTCTCATCTTTTAGCTGAATCGCTTTTCTTAATTCATTTAGTTTTTGCAAAACGAAGAAATCGATCGCTTTGCGCAAATTGACTAATTTTTCCTTCAGATGAAAAATTTGCATTGTGGGCTTTAGGGTTTGCAAAATTTTTTCTCGCGATTCTAAAGCAAAGCGATGCTGCTTGAGCAATCGAAAAGTCGATTGATCCAATTCTTGCCGAAATTCATCCGCTTTTTGCATCCAAGATCCCAAGATGGCATAAGGACTGGCTAATAAAGGCTGCTTTAAAATGGTTTTTAAACAAAGACGATGATGATGAAGTGTCTGTCTCATGCTGTGATCGAGACGGCGTAAAATCTGCTGAAAATGATGCAATTGCTGAGCATTTTCGGTGATCACAATTTCTGCCGCCGCCGAAGGTGTTGGCGCGCGTACATCTGCGACATAATCGGCAATGCAATGATCCGTTTCATGTCCGACAGCCGAAATCACAGGAATTTGACTATTAAAAATGGCCTCTGCGACAATCTCTTCGTTAAAGGCCCAAAGGTCTTCAATGCTTCCGCCACCTCTCCCAACAATCATGACATCGACAAGATTAAAGGTATTAAAATCCTGGATAGCTTTTGCAATTTCTTGCGCAGCCCCAGGTCCCTGAACTTTCACAGGATTCAAAATTAAGTGAAAGCCAGTGGCCCGTCTCGTTAAAATATTTAAAATATCTTGAATAACAGCCCCTGTGGGACTTGTCACAACCCCTATTCGCTTAGGAAATTTGGGCAAGGCTTTTTTATGCTCTGCCTTAAACCACCCTTTTTTGTGCAGTTTAATTTTAAGCTCTTCCAATTTAAGCAACAACTCACCAAGACCAGCTAACCGTAACTCCCGAACAACGATCTGATATTTTCCTGTTGGGGGATAAACATTCAGCTGCCCCTGAACAATCACTTGATCTCCATCTTTTGGAATCATTTTTAGACTGGAGGCATCCCCCCGAAACATCACGGCCGCCACTTGTGCATGCGCATCCTTTAAAGAAAAATAGATGTGACCAGAGGATTGCACTTTACAATTGCTCACTTCTCCCTGTAACCAAACAAGAGAAAAGGTCGATTCCAAACTATGCTTAATTGCAGTGGTCAGCTGTGAAACTGTTAAAATAGGAGCTTCGTGCGGCATGATCGTTATTATTTTCTTTTACGCGGACGACTTTTTGATGGAGATTTGGAGGGCTTCTTTTTCGCGCTTGTAAAATTTTTTCCCTTTCGTTTCGATGATCCCTTTGGAGATTTTTTTTCTGTTGGCTCTGCCTGAACAAAATGCCACTTACTTTCCAGAGTGATAAAATCAATCTCCTTTAAAATCACAGAAATTTTTGTTCCAGAAGTAAAACCCTGACCCGTTCGTGTTCCTTTAAGACTTAAAGAAGGCTCATCATATAAATAGTAATCATTTCCGATTTCAGAGACATGCAAGAATCCCTCAAGCATAAAATCAAGAACTTCAAAAAAGAAGCCAAAATTTTTGACGCGTGTGATCACAGCGTCATATTGTTTATAAGGATCTTGCTGCTTGATTTCTTGGAGAAGACGGTATTTCTTTAATAAAACAACGCTTCCTTCCGCTTTAGCACTTAACCGTTCTTGTTCTGAGCACTGCGCTGCAACCATCTCTAAATGAGGAAGGTCTGCCTCTAAACCAAATAAAAGACGATGAATAATCAGATCCACATAACGGCGAATAGGGCTCGTAAAGTGGCAATAATGCGTTAGTCCTAGCCCATAATGCCCAATATTTGCTGGAGAATAAACAGCCAGACGCATGCGCCGGATGTAAGAAGTCGCTAAATACTGTCCATAGGGAGTCTCTAAAGCTTCATCAAATAGTTTTTGTAGCTCGGAAGGCGTAGGCGCTTCAGACAAATGAAAACCAAAGGCACTTGTCAAAAAGGAAAAATCGCGCATGTTTTCAGAAGAAGGCACATCGTGAATTCGGTAAGGGAGATTTTTTCCTTCTTGATCAAGATGCAGAGCAATTACTTCATTCGCTTTCAACATAAATTCTTCGACAAGCTGGTGCGTAATATCATAAACAACCAGGTCTAATCCTTGTGGAACACCGTTTTCATTTACCTTAACCACGAGATCTGGCATCGCAAATTCAATGCTACCTCTTTCATAACGTTTGCGTTTGAGTTTGTAACAAAGCTCAACCATCAGCTGCAAAGTCGGTTCATAAGGACTTTTTTTCTGACCATCCAAGATTTGCTTAGCTTCTCTATAAGTCATCCGCTTTTTGCTTTTGATCACAGAGCGAGAAATGCGGTAGTCCAGCATATTCCCTTCCGGATCAAAGTGGATATGTACGGAAACAGTTAGACGATTCACATTTGCTCTTAAACTGCACAAATTGCTAGACAATTCGTGTGGAAGCATTGGTAAGCAATAGCCTGGAAAGTAGGTTGAGTTCCCGCGACGGCTTGCCTCAAGATCCAATGCCGATCCTTGTTGCACATAGTGGGACACATCCGCGATATGTACGCCTAAATGAAAATGCCCATCTTCACTCTTCGCAAGACTCAAAGCATCGTCAAAATCTTTTGCTGTATCGGGATCAATTGTAAAACATTCAACATCTCTTAAATCTTCTCGATCGACCAGATCTTTTTTCGATACAACCTTCCCAAAATCTTTAGCTTCTGTCAAAGCTTTGGAAGGGAAATCTGCTCGAAGCTCGTACTCTTCAATAGCTGCAGGAATATCGCATGCGGGATCGGAAATGTGCCCTAAATAGTGAGACATGCGACAGGTCGTTTCATTCTTTTTATCTCCCCAGTCCACGACTTCCATGATCACGCGATCACCAACTTGCAAAGGTTTGCCCTCTGCTTGTTGAACGACAACTTGTTGAGACGTCCCAAGTAAAGGCACATAGGCATAAACGGCGCCATTGGGATAAACTGTTCGGATAATTCCTGCAATGTGTGTCCGACCGCGTTCAACAATCGCGATAACTTTGCCTTCTGGTCCTTTTTCAGAAATTGCAAGTGTATCGATGACGACCTCAACCTTATCGCCATCCACAGCATTTTGTGTATGAGGACGAGGGATAAAAATATCTTGATCGCACACCGAAGGATCGTCGGGTTGTACAAAACCAAAACCACGGGGATGCATATGAATAATTCCGCTAATCACATCTGTATGTGTTTTTTTGGCAATGTACTTTCCTTGAGAAAGCTGGGTGACCCCTTTTGCAACTAGAGCATCTAAAACTTCTTGAAATATTTCGATGTGCTGGGGATGAATTTGAAGCTTTTGACTTAATTCAGAAAAAGTCGCAGGAAAAAATGCTTTTCCTCCAATAAACTGTTCGACAGTTTTAAGGAAATTTTGAAACAGCTTTTCCTCTTTTTTAGATTTTTTAGGTTTTTTAGAGATGGAGACGACTTTTTTTTTGTCACTTGAGACTTTTTTTGGCATTGAACTCTTAAATTGGTAAAGGTTTTTAATTAATCAAACTCTTTAACTCTATCATAATTTTTCGTTTATACATACTAAAAACTCAAATACCCTGTGAAGGTATTTTGTTCCAGAATCATACTTATTTTTTCGTAAGGATGGTAAACACACCCGTCTTCGCTGACAGGGACAAATTCAAGAGATTTATTTCCTATCTCATCTAAAAAAGGATCGTGAAATTCTTTAGGCAGCGCAATCAAAAATGGAAGCCACCCTCTCACATAATCTTCGAATCCCTTCTTCCCATGAAATTTTGCCGCATGACTAGACGTTTCGATATGAAGCATTTTCAATCCAGCTTCTTGCACTACTTGAGAATAAGCATTTTGATCTAAAAATTCATAAGGACGTGGATCTTGAAGAAAATAATTACGCCATTTTGGATGATCGGCAACTGCTTCGATTGGATCCCAAAAAGTGAGGCAGCGAGGAAACGTCACAATAATCGCTTTTCCTCCATAGTTAAGGAGTTGTTTCATTTGCTGAAAAACAGCCTTTTGATTTTTTACCCAATGTAAACAACTAAACGAAGTAATGAGATCAAAACTTTGTTCAAATGGTAATTGAACGGCATCTTGAATTTGAAAATCTAAATTTGGATATTCTACATTTGAAAATGATTGCTTAGCCAAATGAATCATTCCGGGTGATTTATCAATTCCAATCGCAAAACCGTTGGGAATTTTTTTGGCAATCTCTGCTGTAATTTTTCCATCACCACATCCAATATCTAGAACGTTTTCATTTCCTGTAAAAGGAAAATAATTCAAGGGGTCCTGCGCAAGAGCATACTGTAAAATAGAATTTTTTTTATAGTGTTTTGCGTCTAAATCGCCTGCAGCTACCATAATCAATGCCTTAAAATTTCATTTACTTAAACAAGCTATCATGAAGGTAGATTTTTGCAAAATATTGTAATAAAGATTTCACCTTGCATTCAAATGCATATTTTTAATTTAATCCAAAACAGATAGATCTACACATTCAAAAACAAATAAATTAGCTCATCTATTTTTTAAAGGAATTGAATGGCGGACATCTGGATTTTGGCAACACTATGGATAGGATTAGCTCTTATTTCCACTTTTATTTCTATCAAATTGAGGATTGCAACAGCCCTATCTGAAATTTTTATCGGTATTGCCACACAAGCGATTGTGATCACTTATTTCGCGGGATTTTCCTTAGGAGCAAATCAACCTTGGATTGCATTTTTAGCGGGCTGTGGAGCCATTGTTTTAACTTTTCTTGCAGGAGCAGAACTTGATCCTTTAATTTTTCGTTCGAAGTGGAAAGAAGTCAGCTTGATTGGAATAATCGCCTTTTTTGTCCCATTTTTTGGATGCGCCGCCACCGCTTATTATATCCTTCATTGGGATGTCATGGCAAGCTGGCTATGTGGCGTAGCTTTATCCACAACATCAGTGACGGTCGTTTATGCCGTCATGCTTGAGCTGGGACTTAATCGAACAGAATTTGGAAAAATTGTGCTCGGAGCATGCTTTATCAATGACTTGGGAACTGTGATTGCACTGGGACTCCTTTTTTCTCCATTCACCATGAAAACCCTGATTTTTGTGATCGCGAGCATTGCTCTGTTCATTTTTTTACCTCATGTCACCCAATATTTTTTCCAATTATACGGGGATCTCCCTGCCGAAATTGAAACGAAATATATTTTACTTGTACTATTTGGCATGGGCGGATTAGCCACTTGGGCTGGAAGCGAAGCCGTTTTACCAGCTTACATGATTGGTATGATTTTAGCTGGAACGGTTGGGAAAAACCTCGCCTTTATTCGACGGATTCGCACATTAACTTTAGGCTTTTTAACCCCTTTTTATTTTATTCGAGCAGGCTCACTTGTCTCACTATCGGCATTAATAGCTGCCCCTTTGGCCTTTGTTGTTTTGCTTACAGCAAAAATGCTTACAAAAATTTGTGGCGTCTACCCAACTGCTAAGTTAATCAAATACCCTCACCTAGAGTCAATGTACACAACATTATTAATGTCGACTGGGCTAACTTTTGGGACTATTTCGTCATTATTTGGATTAACTCATGGAATTATTAACTCAGAACAATATTCCTATTTAGTTGCGGCAGTCATAGGAACTGCAATTGTTCCAACTATCATTGCTAATGCTTTTTATCTTCCTAAGCATCTTCTTCAAGAAAATGAACCAAAAATAAAACCACCAAAACAATAGCTAAGTTCAAAAGGACGATTTTATGATAAAAAAAATTTTAGTCGCTTACGATGGAGAACAATCCCATTCTGCATTTCTTTTTGGCTTGGATATGGCAAAAAAATTTGATGCTGAAATTGAAATCCTATCAATAGTGCGCATCTTAGAACCACCAGAAGATGTTGAAACACGCGATAATTTAGAAAAAGGAAAAGATCACTATGAGAAGTTTTTTAAACTTTTGAGACATGAAGCCCGTTCCCATGGTTTACGTATTAAAACTGAAATTGCGCTTGGTCATCCAGCCGAACAAATCATTCATTGGGCTGAAAAGAAAAAAGTTGATGTAATCATACTGGGGCCCCAGACTAAAAATACATTGGGTCAGTGGTTACTAGGATCTATTCCTGACCGAGTCGTTCATCATGCTCCTTGTACGGTTATTGTTGTAAAGCCAGATCATCATAAAAGTTAAAAAACATAGAAAATATTAGGAATAATCTGATAATCAGCAAACCTTTTATCATTCCCGAAATTGAAGTCATTCCGATTGCTCTTAATCTGCAGTAGACGGTAAACTATTATCTTGCGGGCAAAACCCCTCCCTTCAAATATTATTTTTTAATCATAGAGAATTGTTTCTTCGTTCTACCTCCAATGAAGTACATTGTCTGTTGAAGTTGTAAAATGGATAAAAAGATGCAAAAGTACAATCACAAGCAAATTGAAAAAAAATGGCAGAAATATTGGCTCGATCATAAGACATATAAAGTTGAGATCGATCGCGCAAAGCCAAAATATTACGTGCTGGACATGTTTCCCTATCCGTCGGGATCAGGTTTACACGTGGGACACCCTGAAGGATACACGGCAACAGATATTCTCGCGCGTTATAAAAGACAAAAGGGATTTAATGTCCTCCATCCTATGGGTTGGGACAACTTCGGACTTCCGGCTGAACAATATGCGATTCGTACCGGCACACATCCCGCTGTTACGACAAAAAAAAACGTAGAAAATTTCAAACGGCAACTTCAGTCCCTTGGTT
This window of the Parachlamydia acanthamoebae genome carries:
- the xseA gene encoding exodeoxyribonuclease VII large subunit, with amino-acid sequence MPHEAPILTVSQLTTAIKHSLESTFSLVWLQGEVSNCKVQSSGHIYFSLKDAHAQVAAVMFRGDASSLKMIPKDGDQVIVQGQLNVYPPTGKYQIVVRELRLAGLGELLLKLEELKIKLHKKGWFKAEHKKALPKFPKRIGVVTSPTGAVIQDILNILTRRATGFHLILNPVKVQGPGAAQEIAKAIQDFNTFNLVDVMIVGRGGGSIEDLWAFNEEIVAEAIFNSQIPVISAVGHETDHCIADYVADVRAPTPSAAAEIVITENAQQLHHFQQILRRLDHSMRQTLHHHRLCLKTILKQPLLASPYAILGSWMQKADEFRQELDQSTFRLLKQHRFALESREKILQTLKPTMQIFHLKEKLVNLRKAIDFFVLQKLNELRKAIQLKDEKILMDQRWKVKLEHLRELLKNKEDALKSINPRNLLTKGYTILFSEKDQSVISSVRMLKKDQKIRMLLSDGEALAQINEIYSK
- a CDS encoding ribonuclease R family protein — its product is MPKKVSSDKKKVVSISKKPKKSKKEEKLFQNFLKTVEQFIGGKAFFPATFSELSQKLQIHPQHIEIFQEVLDALVAKGVTQLSQGKYIAKKTHTDVISGIIHMHPRGFGFVQPDDPSVCDQDIFIPRPHTQNAVDGDKVEVVIDTLAISEKGPEGKVIAIVERGRTHIAGIIRTVYPNGAVYAYVPLLGTSQQVVVQQAEGKPLQVGDRVIMEVVDWGDKKNETTCRMSHYLGHISDPACDIPAAIEEYELRADFPSKALTEAKDFGKVVSKKDLVDREDLRDVECFTIDPDTAKDFDDALSLAKSEDGHFHLGVHIADVSHYVQQGSALDLEASRRGNSTYFPGYCLPMLPHELSSNLCSLRANVNRLTVSVHIHFDPEGNMLDYRISRSVIKSKKRMTYREAKQILDGQKKSPYEPTLQLMVELCYKLKRKRYERGSIEFAMPDLVVKVNENGVPQGLDLVVYDITHQLVEEFMLKANEVIALHLDQEGKNLPYRIHDVPSSENMRDFSFLTSAFGFHLSEAPTPSELQKLFDEALETPYGQYLATSYIRRMRLAVYSPANIGHYGLGLTHYCHFTSPIRRYVDLIIHRLLFGLEADLPHLEMVAAQCSEQERLSAKAEGSVVLLKKYRLLQEIKQQDPYKQYDAVITRVKNFGFFFEVLDFMLEGFLHVSEIGNDYYLYDEPSLSLKGTRTGQGFTSGTKISVILKEIDFITLESKWHFVQAEPTEKKSPKGSSKRKGKNFTSAKKKPSKSPSKSRPRKRK
- a CDS encoding class I SAM-dependent methyltransferase, producing the protein MVAAGDLDAKHYKKNSILQYALAQDPLNYFPFTGNENVLDIGCGDGKITAEIAKKIPNGFAIGIDKSPGMIHLAKQSFSNVEYPNLDFQIQDAVQLPFEQSFDLITSFSCLHWVKNQKAVFQQMKQLLNYGGKAIIVTFPRCLTFWDPIEAVADHPKWRNYFLQDPRPYEFLDQNAYSQVVQEAGLKMLHIETSSHAAKFHGKKGFEDYVRGWLPFLIALPKEFHDPFLDEIGNKSLEFVPVSEDGCVYHPYEKISMILEQNTFTGYLSF
- a CDS encoding cation:proton antiporter; its protein translation is MADIWILATLWIGLALISTFISIKLRIATALSEIFIGIATQAIVITYFAGFSLGANQPWIAFLAGCGAIVLTFLAGAELDPLIFRSKWKEVSLIGIIAFFVPFFGCAATAYYILHWDVMASWLCGVALSTTSVTVVYAVMLELGLNRTEFGKIVLGACFINDLGTVIALGLLFSPFTMKTLIFVIASIALFIFLPHVTQYFFQLYGDLPAEIETKYILLVLFGMGGLATWAGSEAVLPAYMIGMILAGTVGKNLAFIRRIRTLTLGFLTPFYFIRAGSLVSLSALIAAPLAFVVLLTAKMLTKICGVYPTAKLIKYPHLESMYTTLLMSTGLTFGTISSLFGLTHGIINSEQYSYLVAAVIGTAIVPTIIANAFYLPKHLLQENEPKIKPPKQ
- a CDS encoding universal stress protein → MIKKILVAYDGEQSHSAFLFGLDMAKKFDAEIEILSIVRILEPPEDVETRDNLEKGKDHYEKFFKLLRHEARSHGLRIKTEIALGHPAEQIIHWAEKKKVDVIILGPQTKNTLGQWLLGSIPDRVVHHAPCTVIVVKPDHHKS